GAAATATtagaataaactaaaatttgtattGAGGTGTAAATAAATCGGGTTGAATTAGGATACATTTTCAACCAAACtcatattttttagtttgttgaatTGACAACTTGAATTATATTCTCAACTCTTAACATATAGGTTGGATTGTCcgattgtattttttttttcattcctaaagtttataaagtttaaaagcattcaacattattattaaatagaCATCCAAAAACTGAAACATCATCGATTCAAATTTTCGAACATGTCCAAACCTaatctataaatattaaataaataaatatatatatatatatatatatataatacaaatatatatattattaatttgagtATGTGTTTGACTGAATTTTTCAACCCAACCAAGacccaacccaattcaaaCTCTTACCAACCTGAAGATCAGACTAAACAAAAGCTTTGAATACCAACCTGAAGATCAGACTAAACAAAAGCTTTGAAATTCGGAATTACACACTAGGATCTTCAAATGCTTGAATTCAAATCTCCAATATCGAAATTCAAATACTCATATAGACTAAACAAAAGCTTCAAATACTCGTATAGACTAAACAAAAGCTTTGAAATTTGGAAGTACATGAATAGACcgagttaaattttaaagcaattaaagatatatatatatatacaaggaTCTTCAAATGCTTGAATTCAAATCTCTAATATCGAAATTCAAATACTCATCTAGTCCTGAATAAAGGTGATGTATAACAAGAAATAGATCTGAGAGATTCCACGGGCAACTCGAAGATATTAACAGCAGACACAATTCTATGCAGCTCTTCAAGCTTTAAATGGTATTCGGAATGGCATTGGGTTAAACTTTTCCTGTACAAGATAAAATACGAGTAATATCCTGGCAGTAACAAGCAGAAAATTTACTGCCCCAAAATTTCTCAtggataaaaaggaaaaaagaatcgAGGCTCTAGGATATTCTTGTCACCAGTAACCTATGTCTACGACTACTAGCTGGAAATAATACAGTGACTCAAAATAAGCACTTGAATGGAAGAATCGAACATTCATGAGCAGCTATGAATGGGAGGAAATTTGTGATAGAACTGTTTTTAGAGTCTCGTAAGTCATGAAGACAATGCCTACGCTTGGGACGACCTTGTAGTACTCCGGTAGAATCCCTCGGTACAAACCTTTAAAACCTTCTGTCTTCACAATGTGTTTAAATGTTCCGTACAGGCCAGTGTTATAAATACGAGCCTGACCGGCAGCACCTTCCAATTGCTTTCTTCGTCTCACAAGATCCAAAGGGAATGTTACTGGAATAAATTGTGAAATACAATTAAAGTGTGAAGAAAGACAAATAGGCCTACTagtaattcttttaataaaacaaaatagcaATCGTGTTAAGCACATCAGTTAAACAGTTTGTGTAGAGTAGACCGTACTGttgcaaacaaaaatgatgaaCTGGAAACAAAAACATTCTTCAGTTTGATTCAAATTGTAAattcatctcaaaattttgatacgaTACTAAATCAGCAATGAGAAGGAATAAGTCAAAGTTCATGAAGCCACAATTACCTGTTGATGATGCTATGCCTGAAAGACTACCGCAAGCAAGACTGACCATAACAGGGGAGTCGTTAGGCCTGGAGTCAAATTGAATGACCATTTCATCATGCcaaaacacataaatatagAACCCAAAAGAACATAACCTCTATATATAACCTAACCTAACCTAACCACAAAGTTCTTACCTTCGAGATTGCCAGAATGATCTCAAGCTTTCATACACTGAAAAACTGATGGCTATGCTTGGTCCAACACCCTGTATCACACACAGATTCATTAGGTCCTTGTGTCAAATGGATGAGCAAATATGTAGGAATTTGTAAAACTAGCAAAATGCATACCAACAAGGTTGCTCCAAGCCCTTTATACATGCCTAAGAAACCTTCTTCTCGGCAAATGGTATGGAATGCGTGCCCAATGCCTCTGTAATAAATTGTATTTGTCTGTGGAAATTAAATAAGAGTTActaaagagaaggaaaaaaagaggtaACACGTGGTTAGAAACTATAACTACAACAAATTTTGCTAAGTAATAGCctctttattttgtatataaacGAACAtctcaaaaagaaattagaaagttaAGAAATATTGTTCCCTCAACGATAGGCAAAAGCCAAACTAATAGAAAAGTCAAACAAACCAGAAAACAAATCACACCCCCAAAACGACTTGGCTACCCCACTCCCTTCATTAAAGAGAGAATTTATATAGGTTCTGTTGATGTGAGCGACAGAGGCCTCCTACAGTTTCTTTGGTTAAAAGGATTAATAGAACctatgaaaagtaaaaatctCGCCTTCAACAGACTTtaggaaatattttaattcaggCTCTTGGTTGATGTgatttctttacttttcttttactgaCTAATAACCTGACAAATAACTGgatgtttttatttgtataacTGCAGCTGATGATTCTCCCCAACCTCAGCCACAACAAACATACacacaaagaaagaaataagagaaaaatatcttttagGTCTCTAGGTTTCGAAATGGACCAAATGGTACATATTTAGACCTCAAGTTATGAGTTTGGcttcaattcaaattttacaattttacactgagattgtgttttatttcaatttggtcCAGAGGAATTTGTTCCACAACTAGAAACATTGGCAACAACAACATTAGCAAAAGTTTACCTGTGCTGCTAGTCTGGTTCTAACAAGGTCCAGTGGGTATGTAACAGAGGCAGATGTTATTCCAGCCAAACCACCACCAAAAAAATGCACAA
This is a stretch of genomic DNA from Cucumis sativus cultivar 9930 chromosome 4, Cucumber_9930_V3, whole genome shotgun sequence. It encodes these proteins:
- the LOC101208711 gene encoding mitochondrial substrate carrier family protein B; protein product: MNMEARVGVVVEGGQQPLNSAHAHDGGARKYFHQQGQNKPSLNQHQQPQIGTLQQLLAGGIAGAFSKTCTAPLARLTILFQVQGMHSDIAAMKKASIWREASRIINEEGFRAFWKGNLVTIVHRLPYSSVNFYAYEQYKKFLHSFVRERYQANASADLLVHFFGGGLAGITSASVTYPLDLVRTRLAAQTNTIYYRGIGHAFHTICREEGFLGMYKGLGATLLGVGPSIAISFSVYESLRSFWQSRRPNDSPVMVSLACGSLSGIASSTVTFPLDLVRRRKQLEGAAGQARIYNTGLYGTFKHIVKTEGFKGLYRGILPEYYKVVPSVGIVFMTYETLKTVLSQISSHS